Proteins from a single region of Apium graveolens cultivar Ventura chromosome 7, ASM990537v1, whole genome shotgun sequence:
- the LOC141672084 gene encoding putative inactive dual specificity protein phosphatase-like At4g18593: MEESNSSDCKSESIPQIIYRCKKCRRIVASQEQIVSHEPGAKKGFRWTGKKGEPLHMNEEPAECSSIYVEPMKWMEAVQEGFVEQKLQCLGCKGRLGSFNWAGMRCNCGAWVIPAFQLHKNRVDECNL, from the exons ATGGAAGAATCAAATAGTTCTGATTGTAAATCCGAGTCAATACCTCAAATTATTTATCGCTGCAAGAAGTGTCGAAGAATTGTTGCTTCACAGGAGCAAATAGTTTCTCATGAACCTGGAGCAAAAAAAGGTTTCAGGTGGACAGGGAAAAAAGGGGAACCATTGCACATGAATGAAGAACCAGCAGAATGTTCCTCCATCTATGTGGAGCCTATGAAGTGGATGGAAGCAG TTCAAGAAGGTTTTGTGGAACAGAAGCTGCAGTGCCTGGGCTGTAAAGGCCGCTTGGGTTCGTTCAATTGGGCAGGAATGAGGTGCAACTGCGGAGCATGGGTTATTCCTGCATTTCAGCTGCACAAAAATCGGGTGGACGAATGCAATCTGTGA
- the LOC141673669 gene encoding cyclic dof factor 4-like produces the protein MGRVHNNQQDVQGIKLFGKTIAVPEKQETDEEHPPAKIPKEDEEINDENIDKKPEKIVACPRCKSMETKFCYFNNYNVNQPRHFCKGCQRYWTAGGALRNVPVGAGRRKMKPPCLDGVEGFSESCLFEHVGSRVQPFDMVVEGDHVFPAKRRRC, from the coding sequence ATGGGGAGAGTCCACAACAATCAGCAAGATGTACAGGGGATCAAGCTATTCGGGAAAACAATAGCCGTGCCAGAGAAACAAGAAACCGATGAGGAGCACCCTCCAGCGAAAATACCTAAAGAGGATGAAGAAATTAATGATGAAAACATAGATAAAAAGCCAGAAAAGATTGTAGCATGCCCTAGATGCAAAAGCATGGAAACAAAGTTTTGTTACTTCAACAACTACAACGTTAATCAACCTAGACACTTCTGCAAAGGTTGTCAAAGGTATTGGACAGCTGGTGGGGCCTTAAGGAATGTTCCTGTGGGAGCTGGTCGTCGGAAAATGAAGCCACCGTGTCTTGATGGAGTTGAAGGGTTTTCTGAGAGTTGTTTGTTTGAGCATGTTGGTTCTAGGGTTCAACCGTTTGATATGGTAGTGGAAGGTGATCATGTTTTTCCGGCCAAGAGACGGAGGTGTTAG